One window of the Doryrhamphus excisus isolate RoL2022-K1 chromosome 10, RoL_Dexc_1.0, whole genome shotgun sequence genome contains the following:
- the LOC131137146 gene encoding somatostatin-1B-like, whose protein sequence is MQILVVFAAFMGVLISVRAAALLPVEDRSPIQGSTRETSKQHKELILKLISSLLEGTLDTNMLPEETSPEELEEPLDSRLEERALYNRLSLPQRDRKAPCKNFFWKTFTSC, encoded by the exons ATGCAGATCTTGGTGGTGTTCGCAGCTTTCATGGGGGTTCTGATCAGTGTCAGAGCAGCTGCCCTGCTTCCGGTAGAGGACAGGAGCCCCATCCAGGGGTCGACCAgg GAAACGAGCAAACAGCATAAAGAGCTGATCCTCAAGCTGATCTCCAGCCTGTTGGAGGGAACATTAGACACCAACATGCTCCCAGAGGAGACCTCACCCGAGGAACTGGAGGAGCCGCTGGATTCCCGCTTGGAGGAGCGGGCCCTCTACAACAGGCTATCCCTGCCTCAGCGTGACCGCAAGGCACCCTGTAAAAACTTCTTCTGGAAGACCTTCACCTCCTGCTAA